A window of Desulfonauticus submarinus contains these coding sequences:
- a CDS encoding ParA family protein, translated as MSKKIALANQKGGVGKTTTAINLAASLAVMEKKILLVDCDPQANATSGLGVDPQQNKKHLYSVCTGEAKIEEALVQTNLPFLYILPSHQDLVGLEIELLSQKQREYFFKNAISPIENQFEYIFFDCPPSLGLLTLNALAASSHLIIPLQCEYFALEGIAHLLRTYELVRKGINPNLKILGVLRTMFDKRVNLSHQVSAELEQYFKDKVFNTIIPRNVRLSEAPSHGKPALAYDIRSVGSVAYLDLAKEIEEKFS; from the coding sequence ATGAGTAAAAAAATAGCACTAGCAAATCAAAAAGGTGGGGTAGGAAAAACAACTACAGCCATTAACTTAGCAGCGTCCCTGGCTGTAATGGAAAAGAAAATTTTATTAGTTGACTGTGATCCTCAGGCCAATGCAACAAGCGGGCTTGGAGTTGACCCTCAACAAAACAAAAAACATCTTTACTCTGTATGTACAGGTGAGGCAAAAATAGAAGAGGCTCTTGTTCAAACTAATCTTCCTTTTTTATATATTCTTCCTTCTCATCAAGATCTGGTTGGCCTAGAAATAGAACTTTTATCCCAAAAACAACGAGAATATTTTTTTAAAAACGCTATATCTCCTATAGAAAATCAATTTGAGTATATATTTTTCGACTGCCCGCCTTCTCTAGGATTACTTACGTTAAATGCTCTGGCTGCTTCCTCTCATCTTATCATTCCTCTTCAGTGTGAATATTTTGCCTTGGAAGGTATTGCTCATCTTTTGCGCACTTATGAGCTAGTTCGAAAAGGAATAAACCCAAATTTAAAAATTTTAGGCGTGCTGCGAACTATGTTTGACAAGAGAGTCAATCTTTCTCATCAAGTTAGTGCCGAGCTTGAGCAATATTTTAAAGATAAAGTTTTTAATACAATAATACCTAGGAATGTGCGTTTATCTGAGGCACCTAGTCACGGTAAGCCAGCCCTTGCTTATGATATCCGTTCTGTGGGGAGTGTGGCTTATCTTGATCTTGCTAAAGAAATAGAAGAAAAATTTTCCTAA